Part of the Woronichinia naegeliana WA131 genome, CTACTTTAATTATTCCCCCCACCCTAACTATTAGCCAAGAACAATTTGAACTTTTGGCTACTGCTAATCGAGATTTACGCTTAGAGCGATCGCCGACGGGAGAGTTAATTATTATGCCGCCAACGGGTGGAAATACAGGCCGACGTAATGCCAAGCTAATCACTTATTTTGTTAATTGGAATGACAAGAATAAGTTAGGAGAAGTATTTGATTCGTCAACCGCCTTTCGATTACCTGATGGGAGTAATAGATCGCCTGATGTAGCTTGGGTAAGTCGGGAAAGATGGCAGAGTTTGACCCCTGAACAACAGGATAATTTTCCGCCGCTTTGTCCTGATTTTGTGGTGGAGTTACGGTCTAAAAGTGATTCTTTGAAAAATTTGCAGGATAAGATGCAGGAGTATTTAGAGAATGGTTTACAGTTGGGCTGGTTAATTGATATTCAAAATCAAACGGTGGAAGTTTATCGGCCTCAACAGGCTTGTGAAGTTTTGCAGAAACCGATTTTATTAACAGGGGAATCGGTGCTACGCAAATTCTCGGTCAGTTTAGATTTTTTATGGTTATAGCCAATTTTGTGAGAATCTGGTATTTTTCCCCACATTTATCTATAATCGAGGTAATGTTTGATATTTTCATTAGAGCTTAACTCTTTTTCTTTTGAACAATATCTAAAACTGGTAAAACTTTGCTAAAGTTTATTTAGTTCGTACATCAACAAGGTAAAGGAATCTAAATTATGAATATTGAAGTTCAGAATAACAAATCCCAAGAGCATTTTCTTGAACAGCATAAATCTTGCTGTAAAATTTTCGTTGATTACATCTGACGCGATCTCGAAGGCCCTATCGTACCGTGACCCAGGATAATCTATCAACGAATTATTTACAGATAGATTTAAATTGGTATGACTATACTAGTCGCGCTGACGCGCTAAAGGCCGCCAAATGCGGTGTAAATTTGGCGGTAAAGAAGCAAATATTGACAAGCCTCCTGCCGAGTGGCTACGGACTATGGAGGCTCTATGTCGGTTCCTACGTTGGTCTCCACCAGAGCGTATTGTCCTGATTATCGCAGATTCCTGAATGAGTTTTCCAACCGACATATCGGGGGAAGTACAGAGCTTGGCGACTACCAGAATAGACTTTTGAAGGTCTAGGACTTCACTACAACACTCCCTTGACTACGAGAAACGAACTACTTAAACAGGTCTCGATCCGCATCAAAGAGACATGGCAAAAGGCTAGAGTTCTTTCAACAGGAGGCTAATAAACTTATTAAGCACCTTTACGGTCTCCTTGTAATACTTGGATTGTTCCCCAACCGACAAAATCTTCATCCCAAGAACCCGATCTCGAAGCTGATGTAGCAGATCACGATCAAGTTGCTTAATACCTGAAAACATATCTAGTTGTTGAGGATTTCCATGATTAGAGAAAGAAGTCTTACCCTCCATGTCCGATAGCTGAAGTCGCAATACTGCCATCTCGTCTTTCAGTTTCTCGTTTTCTTTTTCCAAACTCTCATGTAATACATGGTTTAATGCAAAATGTTCAATCAAATCTGCCCTTGTAATACGCTGTTTGTCGGCTATATTTCCTAGCATTTCCCATGTTGAATCTGTCGCCCGAATGCTTCTGACAGGACGAAGCTCATTAGACTTTTGAATAAATTTACCGTTGTCACCACGAATGCGGGTCATACCGAGTAATACATGAAAGTCAGAGGATTGATTACCGAAAGGATAGCACTATCCATGTATTACTTGATTATTTATTATTTTTCATCTTCAAGATAGAACCGTCCTCGTCTAGCTTGCTCTAAGCGATACCTTGCAAAACTTATTTTTTCAGTAAAGTCAATTGGATTTGGAACATGGTTCGGAGGCAAAACTTGCTTGGCGGCCATTTTTATGGCGTTTATGGGGTGCATCCCGTTTTCTATGTTGTTTGCTGCTGTCTGACAAATCGCAGCATAATCAGCCAAATCAGTAATAGGAAAATAATCACGAAGTAATTCATTTTCACTAACAGGCTTACCTAAAGAAGACTCCAGCCTTTGCCTCATGTCAGAAGCCTTCTCTCCTGTA contains:
- a CDS encoding Uma2 family endonuclease, which encodes MTSTLIIPPTLTISQEQFELLATANRDLRLERSPTGELIIMPPTGGNTGRRNAKLITYFVNWNDKNKLGEVFDSSTAFRLPDGSNRSPDVAWVSRERWQSLTPEQQDNFPPLCPDFVVELRSKSDSLKNLQDKMQEYLENGLQLGWLIDIQNQTVEVYRPQQACEVLQKPILLTGESVLRKFSVSLDFLWL